In Lagopus muta isolate bLagMut1 chromosome 6, bLagMut1 primary, whole genome shotgun sequence, one DNA window encodes the following:
- the JMJD7 gene encoding bifunctional peptidase and (3S)-lysyl hydroxylase JMJD7 isoform X1, with product MAEGAALRAVRGCLAAFPREARGERGARREVGGRGGLEWLTGAFLELGWMESVPYLDRPPSPLEFYREWVSPNKPCIIRNAIGCWPALHKWTLAYLREVVGHKVVSVAVTPNGYADAVFHDRFVMPEERQMPFMDFLDIVEKKVTSPNVFYVQKQCSNLTEEFPELICDVQPDIPWMSEALGKRPDAVNFWLGESAAVTSLHKDHYENLYCVISGEKRFLLHPPSDRPFIPYELYQAATYKVSEDGSFEIVDEKTADKVPWIPLDPLNPNLEQYPEYAQAKPLQCTVKAGEMLYLPSLWFHHVQQSHGCIAVNYWYDMEYDLKYSYYQLLDCLTKAVKVL from the exons ATGGCGGAAGGCGCGGCGCTGCGGGCAGTGCGGGGCTGCCTGGCCGCCTTCCCGCGTGAGGCCCGCGGTGAGCGGGGAGCCCGGAGGGAAGtgggcgggcggggcggcctGGAATGGCTGACGGGAGCCTTTCTAG AGCTGGGGTGGATGGAGTCCGTTCCGTATCTTGATAGGCCTCCGTCCCCGCTGGAGTTCTATCGAGAGTGGGTGAGCCCAAATAAACCCTGCATCATCCGGAATGCTATTGGCTGCTGGCCAGCGCTGCACAAATGGACCTTGGCGTACCTCAG GGAGGTAGTGGGCCACAAGGTAGTGAGCGTGGCAGTAACACCAAATGGTTATGCAGATGCAGTGTTCCATGACCGTTTTGTCATGCCAGAAGAGCGCCAAATGCCTTTCATGGACTTTTTGGACATTGTGGAGAAGAAAGTGACCTCTCCCAATGTATTCTATGTGCAGAAGCAGTGTTCAAACCTTACTGAGGAGTTTCCTGAACTGATCTGCGATGTGCAGCCTGATATACCGTGGATGAGTGAGGCTCTCG GGAAGAGGCCTGATGCTGTGAATTTCTGGCTCGGGGAATCAGCTGCTGTGACATCTT TACATAAAGATCATTATGAGAACTTGTACTGTGTGATATCTGGAGAGAAAAGGTTTCTACTGCATCCACCAAGTGACCGTCCCTTCATTCCATACG AGCTTTATCAGGCAGCAACTTACAAAGTATCAGAAGATGGCTCATTTGAAATTGTGGATGAGAAGACTGCAGATAAG GTGCCCTGGATCCCCCTGGACCCATTGAACCCGAATCTGGAACAATATCCAGAGTATGCTCAGGCAAAACCTTTGCAGTGTACAGTGAAAGCTGGTGAGATGTTATACCTCCCTTCTCTCTGGTTCCACCATGTTCAGCAATCACACGGCTGTATAGCAG tgaATTATTGGTATGACATGGAATATGACCTAAAGTACAGCTATTATCAACTGCTAGATTGTCTTACAAAAGCTGTGAAAGTGTTATAA
- the JMJD7 gene encoding bifunctional peptidase and (3S)-lysyl hydroxylase JMJD7 isoform X3, whose protein sequence is MAEGAALRAVRGCLAAFPREARGERGARREVGGRGGLEWLTGAFLELGWMESVPYLDRPPSPLEFYREWVSPNKPCIIRNAIGCWPALHKWTLAYLREVVGHKVVSVAVTPNGYADAVFHDRFVMPEERQMPFMDFLDIVEKKVTSPNVFYVQKQCSNLTEEFPELICDVQPDIPWMSEALGKRPDAVNFWLGESAAVTSLHKDHYENLYCVISGEKRFLLHPPSDRPFIPYGSLTLPREAVDSSSVEMFKSFIRQQLTKYQKMAHLKLWMRRLQIRCPGSPWTH, encoded by the exons ATGGCGGAAGGCGCGGCGCTGCGGGCAGTGCGGGGCTGCCTGGCCGCCTTCCCGCGTGAGGCCCGCGGTGAGCGGGGAGCCCGGAGGGAAGtgggcgggcggggcggcctGGAATGGCTGACGGGAGCCTTTCTAG AGCTGGGGTGGATGGAGTCCGTTCCGTATCTTGATAGGCCTCCGTCCCCGCTGGAGTTCTATCGAGAGTGGGTGAGCCCAAATAAACCCTGCATCATCCGGAATGCTATTGGCTGCTGGCCAGCGCTGCACAAATGGACCTTGGCGTACCTCAG GGAGGTAGTGGGCCACAAGGTAGTGAGCGTGGCAGTAACACCAAATGGTTATGCAGATGCAGTGTTCCATGACCGTTTTGTCATGCCAGAAGAGCGCCAAATGCCTTTCATGGACTTTTTGGACATTGTGGAGAAGAAAGTGACCTCTCCCAATGTATTCTATGTGCAGAAGCAGTGTTCAAACCTTACTGAGGAGTTTCCTGAACTGATCTGCGATGTGCAGCCTGATATACCGTGGATGAGTGAGGCTCTCG GGAAGAGGCCTGATGCTGTGAATTTCTGGCTCGGGGAATCAGCTGCTGTGACATCTT TACATAAAGATCATTATGAGAACTTGTACTGTGTGATATCTGGAGAGAAAAGGTTTCTACTGCATCCACCAAGTGACCGTCCCTTCATTCCATACG GTTCATTGacattgcccagagaggctgtggattcctcatctgtggagatgttcaag AGCTTTATCAGGCAGCAACTTACAAAGTATCAGAAGATGGCTCATTTGAAATTGTGGATGAGAAGACTGCAGATAAG GTGCCCTGGATCCCCCTGGACCCATTGA
- the JMJD7 gene encoding bifunctional peptidase and (3S)-lysyl hydroxylase JMJD7 isoform X2 → MAEGAALRAVRGCLAAFPREARELGWMESVPYLDRPPSPLEFYREWVSPNKPCIIRNAIGCWPALHKWTLAYLREVVGHKVVSVAVTPNGYADAVFHDRFVMPEERQMPFMDFLDIVEKKVTSPNVFYVQKQCSNLTEEFPELICDVQPDIPWMSEALGKRPDAVNFWLGESAAVTSLHKDHYENLYCVISGEKRFLLHPPSDRPFIPYELYQAATYKVSEDGSFEIVDEKTADKVPWIPLDPLNPNLEQYPEYAQAKPLQCTVKAGEMLYLPSLWFHHVQQSHGCIAVNYWYDMEYDLKYSYYQLLDCLTKAVKVL, encoded by the exons ATGGCGGAAGGCGCGGCGCTGCGGGCAGTGCGGGGCTGCCTGGCCGCCTTCCCGCGTGAGGCCCGCG AGCTGGGGTGGATGGAGTCCGTTCCGTATCTTGATAGGCCTCCGTCCCCGCTGGAGTTCTATCGAGAGTGGGTGAGCCCAAATAAACCCTGCATCATCCGGAATGCTATTGGCTGCTGGCCAGCGCTGCACAAATGGACCTTGGCGTACCTCAG GGAGGTAGTGGGCCACAAGGTAGTGAGCGTGGCAGTAACACCAAATGGTTATGCAGATGCAGTGTTCCATGACCGTTTTGTCATGCCAGAAGAGCGCCAAATGCCTTTCATGGACTTTTTGGACATTGTGGAGAAGAAAGTGACCTCTCCCAATGTATTCTATGTGCAGAAGCAGTGTTCAAACCTTACTGAGGAGTTTCCTGAACTGATCTGCGATGTGCAGCCTGATATACCGTGGATGAGTGAGGCTCTCG GGAAGAGGCCTGATGCTGTGAATTTCTGGCTCGGGGAATCAGCTGCTGTGACATCTT TACATAAAGATCATTATGAGAACTTGTACTGTGTGATATCTGGAGAGAAAAGGTTTCTACTGCATCCACCAAGTGACCGTCCCTTCATTCCATACG AGCTTTATCAGGCAGCAACTTACAAAGTATCAGAAGATGGCTCATTTGAAATTGTGGATGAGAAGACTGCAGATAAG GTGCCCTGGATCCCCCTGGACCCATTGAACCCGAATCTGGAACAATATCCAGAGTATGCTCAGGCAAAACCTTTGCAGTGTACAGTGAAAGCTGGTGAGATGTTATACCTCCCTTCTCTCTGGTTCCACCATGTTCAGCAATCACACGGCTGTATAGCAG tgaATTATTGGTATGACATGGAATATGACCTAAAGTACAGCTATTATCAACTGCTAGATTGTCTTACAAAAGCTGTGAAAGTGTTATAA
- the LOC125695542 gene encoding acyl-coenzyme A thioesterase 1-like, with product MCLEPSILRTASPSSPCLLTGGSCRSASFWTLAETLSLESRRLPAFAFHTARVLPKAAGSSPLPRSPMAVQVTVLPSLRCLFDDPVQIRVTGLVPQQRVTLRACLLDEGGELFQAHAHYRADGSGELDLTRCPALGGSYSGVEPMGLLWSLRSKTPYKRLAKRNVLTPFCVDLEVYEGHGDMSRLLGKCTHERCFLGEGVKRISVREGRLKATLFLPPGPGPFPGLIDLYGSGGGLVEYRASLLASRGFVTLALAYMAFEDLPAMPEILELDYFQEAIDFLHKQQQVKDAGIGVLGLSKGADLALSMATFLPGIKAAVSISGSGLNSFIPLRGDGFTIPAHPYDLGRMKTSEESGLVDFSDILDDHRDPATWDSRIPMEKSLAKFLFLSGLDDKNWKSDLYCRDAVQRLNQCGQKAEFCSYSGAGHLLEPPYLPLCQSSIHKVLGVFVQWGGQWREHARAQEDAWHRIQAFFWKHLMNSDIPKSHL from the exons ATGTGTTTGGAGCCAAGCATACTCCGAACTGCATCTCCCAGCAGCCCTTGCTTGCTGACGGGAGGAAGTTGTcgctctgcttccttctggaCTTTGGCAGAGACTTTAAGCCTGGAAAGCCGCAGGCTCCCGGCATTCGCATTTCACACAGCCCGAGTCTTACCAAAAGCAGCAGgctcctctcccctcccacGGAGCCCGATGGCGGTGCAGGTGACCGTTCTGCCTTCTCTCAGGTGTCTGTTCGACGACCCCGTTCAGATCCGTGTGACGGGACTCGTGCCGCAGCAGAGGGTCACGCTCAGAGCCTGCCTTCTGGATGAGGGTGGGGAGCTCTTCCAAGCCCACGCTCACTACAGGGCTGATGGCAGTGGGGAGCTTGATCTGACCCGCTGCCCAGCACTGGGGGGCAGCTATTCTGGAGTGGAGCCCATGGGATTGCTGTGGTCTCTGCGGTCCAAAACACCATATAAGCGGCTGGCAAAGAGGAACGTCCTGACCCCTTTCTGTGTAGACTTGGAAGTATATGAGGGCCATGGGGACATGAGCCGGTTGCTGGGAAAATGCACCCATGAGCGGTGCTTTTTAGGAGAGGGAGTGAAGAGGATTTCAGTCAGAGAAGGTCGGCTTAAAGCAactctcttcctccctcctg GGCCTGGACCATTCCCTGGTCTTATTGATCTGTATGGATCTGGAGGAGGACTTGTTGAATACAGAGCAAGTCTTCTGGCTAGCAGAGGCTTTGTGACTCTAGCTCTGGCTTACATGGCCTTTGAAGATCTGCCTGCTATGCCAGAGATTCTTGAACTGGATTATTTTCAGGAGGCTATAGACTTTTTGCATAAGCAGCAGCAG GTGAAAGATGCTGGGATTGGCGTTTTGGGCTTGTCTAAAGGAGCTGATCTAGCCCTTTCCATGGCCACGTTTCTACCTGGCATCAAGGCAGCTGTCAGCATATCTGGAAGTGGCTTAAATTCTTTCATTCCCCTAAGGGGAGATGGCTTCACTATTCCTGCCCACCCATATGACTTGGGGAGAATGAAGACCAGTGAGGAGTCTGGTCTTGTAGATTTTTCAGATATCCTAGATGATCACAGAGACCCAGCGACTTGGGATAGTCGCATTCCCATGGAGAAGTCCTTGGCCAAGTTCCTTTTCCTGTCAGGGCTGGATGACAAGAACTGGAAAAGTGACCTTTACTGCCGGGATGCTGTTCAGCGCCTTAATCAGTGTGGACAGAAGGCAGAGTTTTGCTCCTATTCTGGAGCAGGGCACCTTTTGGAGCCACCATATCTGCCTCTGTGCCAGTCTTCAATCCACAAAGTGCTTGGGGTGTTTGTGCAGTGGGGAGGGCAGTGGAGGGAGCATGCCAGAGCACAAGAAGATGCCTGGCACAGGATACAGGCCTTTTTCTGGAAACACCTGATGAACTCAGACATTCCTAAGAGCCACCTGTAG